Part of the Cellulomonas hominis genome, CGGCCAGCAGGTGATGACGGGCTCCGGCATGTACGGGACGGTCGTCTCGGTCGACGGTGACGAGGTCACGCTCGAGTCGACGCCGGGCAACCAGTCGCGCTGGATCAAGGCCGCGATCGCCCGCCTGGTCGAGCCGCCGGTCGAGGAGGCCGACGAGGACGAGGCCACCGACGACGCCGAGTGGCGCGACGAGCCTGGCGCGGTCCCGCCGGGCCTCATCGAGGTCCCGGACGACCTGTCCTCGCTGCAGCCGCCGCGCGACGACGAGGGTCCCGACAGCAAGAAGAAGCCGCAGCAGTAGTCGACGGGCCCGCCTCCCGGCACGTCCGGGGGGCGGGGCGCCCACCACCCGTACCGCCCGCACCGCGCGGGCGGTACGCGCACGAGAGAAGAAGATCCGTTGGCCCCACCCACCCGTCGCCGGCACCCGGCGCGCATTCTCCTCACGCTGGCCGTCCTGGTCGTCGCCGTCTTCGGGACGGTGCTCGCGGGCACGAAGTGGTCGGACGCGAGCTGGACGCCGAAGCTGGCGCTCGACCTGGAGGGCGGCACGCAGCTCATCCTCGCCCCGGTCACCGAGGACCAGTCGAGCGTCACGCAGGAGACCATCAACCAGGCCATCGAGGTCATCCGGCAGCGCGTCGACTCGTCGGGCGTCGCCGAGGCGGAGATCACGAGCCAGGGCGGGTCGAACATCGTCGTCGCGCTGCCCGGCCGCCCGAGCGAGGAGACGCTCGACCTGGTCCGGACCTCCGCGCAGATGGAGTTCCGGCCGGTCCTGACGTACTCGGGCCCGGAGCCCGCCGCGACGGACACGACGACGGACGCGGCCACCGACGGCGCCACGGCGGCCCCGACGGACGCCGCCACGGACGCCGCGACCGACCCCGCCGAGGAGCCCTCGGACGAGCCGACGAAGGCCGCCCCGGACTCCGCCAGCGACGCCGAGTACTACATCACCCCGGCCGTGCAGGCGCGCTTCGACGAGCTCGACTGCACCAAGCCGGAGAACCTCACCGGCGGCGAGTCCGGTGACCCGGACGAGGCCCTGGTCACCTGCGACCCCGCCGGCACCGTCAAGTACGTGCTCGGCCCGGTCGAGATCGAGGGTTCGCACATCGCGAACGCCTCGTCCGGCCTGCAGGTCAACTCGCAGGGCACCGTCACGAACACCTGGGTCGTCAACCTCGAGTTCGACAGCGAGGGCACGAAGACCTTCGCCGCCGTCACCGAGCGGCTGCAGGGCCTGACGTCGCCGCAGAACCAGTTCGGCATCGTGCTGGACGGCCTCGTCATCTCCGCGCCGGGGCTCAACCCGGGCGTGATCATCTCGGACGGCAAGGCCGAGATCTCCGGCTCCTTCACGCGCGACTCCGCGACCGCCCTGGCGAACCAGCTGAAGTTCGGCGCGCTGCCGCTGAGCTTCACGGTGCAGAGCGAGGAGCAGATCTCCGCGACGCTCGGCTCCGAGCAGCTCGAGAAGGGCCTCATCGCGGGCCTCATCGGCCTGCTGCTGGTCGTCGTCTACTCGCTGTTCCAGTACCGCGCGCTCGGGCTGGTCACCGTGGCCTCGCTCATCATCGCCGCGGTGCTGACCTACGGGACGATCACGCTGCTGTCCTGGACGCAGGGGTACCGCCTGTCGCTGCCCGGCGTCGCCGGACTCATCGTGGCCATCGGCATCACCGCGGACTCGTTCATCGTGTACTTCGAGCGCATCCGCGACGAGCTGCGCGAGGGCCGCACGCTGGTCGCCGCCGTCGACCGCGGCTGGGAGCGCGCGCGGCGCACGATCCTCGCGTCCGACGCGGTGAACTTCCTCGCGGCGATCGTCCTGTACTTCCTGGCCGTCGGCTCGGTGCGCGGCTTCGCGTTCACCCTGGGCCTCACCACGCTGCTCGACCTGCTGATCGTCTTCACGTTCACGCACCCGGTCATGCTGCTGCTCGCCAGGACGCGGTTCTTCGCCAGCGGCCACCCGCTGTCCGGCCTGGACCCGCGCCGGCTGGGCGCCCCCGAGGCGACCCGGTACGTCGGCCGCGGGCGGGTCGTCACGGGCCGTCGTGCCGGCGCGGACGCCGGCGCCGCGCCGGCCGACCTCGGCGTCCCGACGTCCACGCTGGTGGCCGCCGCGGTGCCCGCCGGCGGGACGATCGCCGAGCGGCGCGCGGCCGCGAAGGCCGCCGCCGCGCAGGACGGCGCCGCGCAGGACGGCGCCGCGCAGGACACCGCACCACCCGACGACGGCACGAACCCCGAGGACGCCGCACGACGCACCGAGGGGAGCGACGCCTGATGGCCGTCAACTTCGCCCAGTGGGGCAACGACCTGTACACCGGCCGCCGGTCGTACGACATCGTCGGCAAGCGCCGGCTGTGGTTCTCGATCGCCGGGATCCTCGTGGTGCTGTCTGCGATCTTCCTGGTCAAGCCGGGCCTGCAGCCGGGCATCGAGTTCCGCGGCGGCTCCGAGTTCACGGTCTCGAACGCCTCGACCACCGACCAGCAGCCCGCGATCGACGCGATCGCCGAGATCGCCCCGGACGAGGTCCCGCGCGTCACGAACGTCGGGTCCGCGGCCATCCGGATCCAGACGTCCGAGCTGACCAACGACCAGGTCGAGCAGGTCCGGACCAGCCTGGAGGAGGCCTACGGCGTCTCCGAGGACGAGGTCGCGAGCTCCTTCATCGGCCCGACCTGGGGCAAGGACGTGACCGGCAAGGCCGTGCAGAGCCTCGTCGTGTTCCTCGTGCTCGTCATGGTCGTGCTGTCGGTGTACTTCCGGAACTGGCGGATGGCCGTCGCGGCGATCATCGCGCTGTTCCACGACCTGATCGTGACCGTCGGCGTGTACGCGGCGGTGGGCTGGGAGGTCACGCCGGCGACGGTGATCGGCTTCCTGACGATCCTCGCGTACTCGATCTACGACACCGTCGTGGTGTTCGACAAGGTCCGCGAGAACACCACGGGCGTGCTGGAGCAGACCCGCTCCACCTACGCCGAGCGCGCCAACCTCGCCGTCAACCAGACGCTGGTCCGGTCGATCAACACCTCGGTCGTGGCGCTGCTGCCGGTCGCGGGCATCCTGTTCATCGGGGCGTTCGTGCTCGGCGCCGGCACGCTGCGCGACATCGCACTGGCGCTGTTCGTCGGCATGATCGTGGGCGCGTTCTCCTCGGTGTTCCTCGCGACGCCGCTCGAGGTCGCGCTGCGGGAGCGGGAGCGCCCGATCAAGGAGCACACCGCGAAGGTGCTGGCCGCCCGCGCGAGGGCCGCGGGTGCGGCCCCGGCCGACGGCGACGAGGGCGGCGAGGACGAGCCCGTGGCCGCCGCCCGGTACACCGGCCAGACCCGCCCCGGCGGGCACCAGGGCCAGGGCGCGCAGCCGCGACGGAAGGGACGCCGATGACCGCGCAGGAGGCGCCCCTGACGGGGTCCGCCCTGATCGAGCGGATCGACGCGCTGGTGCGCAGCGTGCCGGACTACCCGACCCCGGGCGTGGTGTTCAAGGACATCACCCCGCTGCTCGCGGACGGCCCCGCGTTCGCGGCCGTCGTGCGCGAGATGGCGGCGCGCGTCCCGGGTCCGGTGGACCTGGTGGCGGGCATGGAGGCGCGCGGGTTCATCCTCGCGGCCCCGGTGGCGAAGGAGCTCGGCGCGGGCTTCCTCCCGGTGCGCAAGGCTGGCAAGCTGCCCGGCCCGACCGCCCGGCGCGACTACTCCCTGGAGTACGGGGCGGCCTCCGTCGAGCTGCACCCGTTCACCGTCCCCGCGGGCTCGCGGGTGCTCGTGGTGGACGACGTGCTGGCGACCGGCGGCACGGCCGCGGCGACCGTCGAGCTGCTGCAGGAGTGCGGCGCCGAGGTGGTCGGGCTGTCGTTCCTCATGGACCTCACGTTCCTGCCGGGCCGGTCCCGGCTGGCCGGCCACCACGTGGACGCGCTGCTGCAGGTCGGCTGACCGCGCGCGGCGCGCCGCCGTCCGGGGCGTCCCGGACGGCGGCCCGCCTGCGGGGCCGTAGAATCGTGCGGATCAGCGGCCCGGCCGGGAGCACCCCCGGCGGGCGGTGGCACCAGGCCGGGTGACCCCGGCAGGTCAGGAGGCGCGCATGGCGGACCAGGTCCGGACCTCGGCTCCCGGCGGCGCGCGGCCGGAGGCGCCCGCGAGCACGGGCTCCACCAGCCGGGTGCGCTCGCGCCTGGCGCGGTTCGGGCAGGGACGCGCGGTCGGGGGGCAGTCCCCGGTCATCGAGCCGCTGCTGCAGGCCGTCCGGACCAACCACCCCAAGGCCGACCTCGGCCTGCTGGAGCGCGCGTACGCGACCGCCGAGCAGGCGCACCGCGGCCAGCTCCGCAAGAGCGGCGACCCGTACATCACGCACCCG contains:
- a CDS encoding adenine phosphoribosyltransferase → MTAQEAPLTGSALIERIDALVRSVPDYPTPGVVFKDITPLLADGPAFAAVVREMAARVPGPVDLVAGMEARGFILAAPVAKELGAGFLPVRKAGKLPGPTARRDYSLEYGAASVELHPFTVPAGSRVLVVDDVLATGGTAAATVELLQECGAEVVGLSFLMDLTFLPGRSRLAGHHVDALLQVG
- the secF gene encoding protein translocase subunit SecF, which codes for MAVNFAQWGNDLYTGRRSYDIVGKRRLWFSIAGILVVLSAIFLVKPGLQPGIEFRGGSEFTVSNASTTDQQPAIDAIAEIAPDEVPRVTNVGSAAIRIQTSELTNDQVEQVRTSLEEAYGVSEDEVASSFIGPTWGKDVTGKAVQSLVVFLVLVMVVLSVYFRNWRMAVAAIIALFHDLIVTVGVYAAVGWEVTPATVIGFLTILAYSIYDTVVVFDKVRENTTGVLEQTRSTYAERANLAVNQTLVRSINTSVVALLPVAGILFIGAFVLGAGTLRDIALALFVGMIVGAFSSVFLATPLEVALRERERPIKEHTAKVLAARARAAGAAPADGDEGGEDEPVAAARYTGQTRPGGHQGQGAQPRRKGRR
- the secD gene encoding protein translocase subunit SecD produces the protein MAPPTRRRHPARILLTLAVLVVAVFGTVLAGTKWSDASWTPKLALDLEGGTQLILAPVTEDQSSVTQETINQAIEVIRQRVDSSGVAEAEITSQGGSNIVVALPGRPSEETLDLVRTSAQMEFRPVLTYSGPEPAATDTTTDAATDGATAAPTDAATDAATDPAEEPSDEPTKAAPDSASDAEYYITPAVQARFDELDCTKPENLTGGESGDPDEALVTCDPAGTVKYVLGPVEIEGSHIANASSGLQVNSQGTVTNTWVVNLEFDSEGTKTFAAVTERLQGLTSPQNQFGIVLDGLVISAPGLNPGVIISDGKAEISGSFTRDSATALANQLKFGALPLSFTVQSEEQISATLGSEQLEKGLIAGLIGLLLVVVYSLFQYRALGLVTVASLIIAAVLTYGTITLLSWTQGYRLSLPGVAGLIVAIGITADSFIVYFERIRDELREGRTLVAAVDRGWERARRTILASDAVNFLAAIVLYFLAVGSVRGFAFTLGLTTLLDLLIVFTFTHPVMLLLARTRFFASGHPLSGLDPRRLGAPEATRYVGRGRVVTGRRAGADAGAAPADLGVPTSTLVAAAVPAGGTIAERRAAAKAAAAQDGAAQDGAAQDTAPPDDGTNPEDAARRTEGSDA
- the yajC gene encoding preprotein translocase subunit YajC encodes the protein MDYSFLIILVIGIGAMWLLSSRQRKAQREQLSFRDSLEPGQQVMTGSGMYGTVVSVDGDEVTLESTPGNQSRWIKAAIARLVEPPVEEADEDEATDDAEWRDEPGAVPPGLIEVPDDLSSLQPPRDDEGPDSKKKPQQ